Part of the Vigna angularis cultivar LongXiaoDou No.4 chromosome 1, ASM1680809v1, whole genome shotgun sequence genome, CGGATTTGGCTCAGACGTGTTTAAGGAAAGTTGCTGCCTGTTCCACCTTCACTCTCTCTTGTCCCAATTCTCACTTTCATACTAAccacttttacattttttttattgactatattatattttcatttaatatttgttattaatcttaacaaaattaacagacaatattaaataaacttttcttacaagatttcattaaaaaatttgttgatttaTGAGAGATTTGATTTTATGCAACTGCAGAGATAAATAAGAGTTACATCTTAACATTATTGAAGGATGGGTTCATCATAACCAAATATCATTAATTCAGCTTTTTTAATCAACCATCATCCCTTTACCATGTAATTGTGTTTTGCATTTTTCATACAACATCAAATGTATAATGGTGCTTCAAACTCATGAATGAAAATCACCTAAAtctttgtaataaaatttataactgTTGGAGCCCTACAGATAGATCAAGTTAATTTTATTGTGCCAAAATCAAGAGTGCATGAAAGATTACATCAAGTACAGTATTGCATCaatattattacaaaaacaTGTTCCATCAAACCCTAACTTGTATAgccatatttttataaattgatatttgttACTTCATCATTTTCTGTTCTACAGCTTCCCTCAATTATGAATTTTGATCAGTACCAACAATCTACCACTTCTTGCTCTGGCAAATTCCACTTCTTTGGGGGTCCTGAGGCCCTTGGGGTTGCACCAAAACAATCCCAACCCAATCTAGCAATTTCCACATAGATTGTTCGACCATAAAAATCCTGTAGAAAATGGACAATAAACACATCAAAAGGGAACACTCAATTGCCAATGGATTTTATCATCCAAATACCAAATACGGACTAAAAATTACCTAGATAGCATGTTGTGCCAAATATATACACAGATAGCagggttttttctttttcatatcaGAATTCAGTTTTcagaaacaaatttttattttctttttcctttttcatttaaagaaaagggtaaagatatttttaaaaaaaaattgaaaacataacCCATTTCAAAATTCAATGCTATCTGTGACACAGTATGTTATCTGGGTAAATTTTAAATCCAAGCGTACTATTTGGGTGAAAAAATCATTGCCAATGTCATGGCTGGCAGAAGAAGGATGAGGCATGAAAATTTGAACCTTCTGATCCATGGTTTCTAGTGCAAGCATGGCATCATCTTGGCATGTATATTGAATGAAAGCAATACCCTTGGATCTTTTCGTTTTCATATCTTTAACCATTTTAACTGCACACATAAAATGCATGACCCAAGAGGTGAGTTAGAGTAGTAAAAGTCATGATGTAAACCATCCCAAGACTCACACCATTGTGAACAATGAGAAAACTTGGGCATTTACCTTCAGCTATCTTTCCAAAATTAGAAAATTCCTTTTGCAAAGTAATCTCACCAGTAGAATAGGGTAAATCTGCTTCCAGATAAAAACAAGTAGAAATTGATGTAAAAAAGTAGGTAAGATGCAATAtctgaaattaatataaatctGCCTCCATGGCATGGAGACAACAtaagtcaaaaataaaaaaagggcaCACAGTCATGCAGATTGATCACTGATGAAAATTAAGAACTGCACAAAGTAAAGAAAATCTCCACCAAACAACAATAATCAGAACTATATCAGTAAAAGACACCGTAGATGGAAACTAAGCGGATAGATATGATAGATGCTTAGTGCTTTGAAGCTAAATGCTTCTCATATGTTACTGGAACTTTTATGATTAGAAGTCAAAACCAGTAATGATAATATAGTAGCTAAAGCTAAGTCAAATATTGTCTAATTAGATTAGACACTAGTCTGCACGGCAGATACATTAACTTGCTAGAtatcaaattaacaaaagagCAGTGTTGTTAACCAGATGATTTCGTAACAGACACCTTTGTACTTCTATTTATCAGGTAGATAATTGGCAAAAGTGATTCTGTTATTACTGTATAAGAACATTTTTACTAGTCACTGTAACAAGGACGAAAGATCAACAATCCTCCTAAACAAAGAAACCGTCACAACTATATATAGAGTCTAGAAAAGTATGTTCATAAGGTACTACCTCTACACCAACTATGGCTAACAATTCATCATCCCCtccttttttattcataaacttTACAACTTAGAGCAATACACTGAGCCAATCATTGCCTATCTGCACAATAatggaataaaatataaagaaatataataaggCAATGACATCAACATCCTGATATGTCCCCTTTAATATCTGATGTAGTCTTTCAATCTACTAAGGTCCCTGGTATCACTCTTATGGGTCAATGTACTGTCATTTGTCTACCCCAAAGatgttcaaataaaattttgaagaaaataaattttccaGCATAGAGCACAGAAACACTGAGAAAGCATGAAATGTAGAAAAAGGTAGAAAGAAAATATAGTCAGAGCTGAAAACGATCTCCAGTACCCTGGACTTAGTCCCTGTTATAAATCCCAAACATAGACAGTAACCCCAGTTGCCAAAATGGAGCACAAGGCCCAAAAGGCTCATACTGAATGTCTGAAACCAAGTAGGACAAAGAACATTGCCTAATAAAAGCCTGATACCTAAGATATTGACAATAACTCAGATGTGGCACACCATAACTAGTATTCTTTGATAATTCTGTTTGATTTACTgtcaaaaaatcaaataaaactatgcaaattattaaatataatcatatatacCGAGCttcttacaaatataatcaattttcagTCCTCGCAAAGACcttgtgaaaatatttgctaactaaaatgtgtttggttctctcatgaaaGACAAGATTAGAACAAATATGAAGAGTAGCCTCattgtcacatataagtgtcatttaAGTGACATATCCAAATTGTAACTCTCTAAGCTTAAGCCAAACAAGCTCACAAGTGGCTCAGGTCATAGTTCTATATTCTACTTTTATACTAGatcttgccacaacactttgtttcttgctttccCAAGAGATTAAGTTACCTTCTATTAGAAAGAGATCTTGTCCAACCAGCATATGAATAACAAACAACTCATGGTTATTGGAACCATATAACAACCATTTTTCCAAGAGCTcctttaatgtaatttaatatacAGATAACTCCATTCCAATGAT contains:
- the LOC108319094 gene encoding glycine-rich RNA-binding protein 4, mitochondrial, producing MEMSMLAPSFPGFAKPSATVKPSLLTLRASSLRHDYPLASKIVVKNLPYSTGEITLQKEFSNFGKIAEVKMVKDMKTKRSKGIAFIQYTCQDDAMLALETMDQKDFYGRTIYVEIARLGWDCFGATPRASGPPKKWNLPEQEVVDCWY